The bacterium genome contains a region encoding:
- the rpsK gene encoding 30S ribosomal protein S11 gives MAKAVKRKGRRVAKRKEKRVVPEGVIHIQSTFNNTIITVADRYGNVIAWSSAGKMGFKGSRKGTPFGAQVAARAAAQSAIVMGMRKAELYVKGPGSGRDTAMKALQSEGIEVTLMRDVTPIPHDGCRAPKRRRV, from the coding sequence ATGGCAAAAGCCGTCAAGAGGAAAGGCCGACGGGTAGCAAAGCGCAAGGAGAAGCGAGTTGTTCCCGAGGGTGTGATTCACATCCAATCGACGTTCAACAACACGATTATTACAGTAGCTGACAGGTATGGGAACGTGATTGCGTGGTCGAGTGCTGGCAAGATGGGTTTCAAGGGCTCGAGAAAGGGGACGCCGTTTGGGGCGCAGGTAGCGGCGCGTGCGGCGGCGCAATCAGCGATTGTGATGGGCATGCGGAAGGCTGAGCTTTACGTGAAGGGGCCGGGCTCTGGCCGGGACACCGCGATGAAGGCGTTGCAGTCAGAGGGGATAGAGGTAACGCTGATGCGGGACGTTACGCCGATCCCGCACGATGGTTGCAGGGCTCCGAAGCGGCGTAGAGTCTAA